Proteins encoded within one genomic window of Streptomyces sp. NBC_00523:
- a CDS encoding acyl-CoA dehydrogenase family protein, whose amino-acid sequence MTRLAQTAGLTEVQREILSTVRDFVDKEIIPVATQLEHRDEYPTEIVEGLKELGLFGLMIPEEYGGLGESLLTYALCVEEIARGWMSVSGIINTHFIVAYMLKQHGTQEQKDTFLPRMALGEVRGAFSMSEPALGSDVSAISSKGVRDGEEYVLNGQKMWLTNGGTSSLVAVLCRSDEGHPEGTAPHKSMTTFLVEKEPGFGEVRPGLTIPGKIDKMGYKGVDTTELIMDGLRIPANRVLGGVTGRGFYQMMDGVEVGRVNVAARGCGVAQRAFELGVSYAQQRQTFGKPIAQHQAIQFKLAEMATKVEAAHAMMVNAARKKDSGERNDLEAGMAKYLASEYCKEVVEDAFRIHGGYGFSKEYEIERLYREAPMLLIGEGTAEIQKMIIGRRLLEEYRFQG is encoded by the coding sequence ATGACGCGACTCGCCCAGACGGCCGGGCTCACCGAGGTCCAGCGGGAGATCCTTTCGACGGTCAGGGACTTTGTCGACAAGGAGATCATTCCGGTCGCCACACAGCTGGAGCACCGCGACGAGTACCCCACCGAGATCGTCGAGGGGCTGAAGGAGCTCGGCCTGTTCGGCCTGATGATCCCCGAGGAGTACGGCGGTCTGGGCGAGTCACTGCTCACCTACGCACTGTGCGTGGAGGAGATCGCCCGGGGCTGGATGAGCGTGTCGGGCATCATCAACACGCACTTCATCGTGGCGTACATGCTCAAGCAGCACGGCACCCAGGAGCAGAAGGACACCTTCCTGCCGCGCATGGCGCTGGGCGAGGTGCGGGGCGCGTTCTCGATGTCGGAGCCGGCGCTCGGCTCGGACGTCTCGGCGATCAGCTCGAAGGGCGTCAGGGACGGCGAGGAGTACGTCCTGAACGGCCAGAAGATGTGGCTGACGAACGGCGGTACATCCTCACTCGTCGCCGTTCTGTGCCGGAGTGACGAAGGACACCCCGAGGGCACCGCGCCGCACAAGTCGATGACGACGTTCCTGGTGGAGAAGGAACCGGGCTTCGGAGAGGTCCGGCCCGGGCTCACGATCCCCGGCAAGATCGACAAGATGGGTTACAAGGGGGTCGATACCACCGAGCTCATCATGGACGGACTGCGAATTCCGGCCAATCGCGTGCTGGGGGGTGTCACCGGCCGAGGGTTTTACCAAATGATGGACGGAGTCGAGGTCGGCCGGGTCAATGTGGCGGCGCGTGGCTGCGGTGTCGCACAGCGTGCGTTCGAACTGGGCGTTTCCTACGCACAGCAGCGCCAGACCTTCGGAAAGCCCATCGCGCAGCACCAGGCGATCCAGTTCAAGCTGGCCGAAATGGCCACCAAGGTCGAGGCCGCCCATGCGATGATGGTAAACGCGGCACGCAAAAAGGACTCCGGGGAGCGAAACGACCTGGAGGCAGGGATGGCGAAGTACCTCGCCTCCGAGTACTGCAAGGAAGTCGTCGAGGACGCCTTCCGTATCCACGGCGGCTACGGCTTCTCCAAGGAGTACGAGATCGAGCGCCTCTACCGCGAGGCACCGATGCTGCTGATCGGTGAAGGTACCGCCGAGATCCAGAAAATGATCATCGGGCGCCGGCTCCTCGAGGAGTACCGTTTCCAGGGTTGA
- a CDS encoding MaoC family dehydratase, with protein sequence MQFGRTYEEFEVGAVYKHWPGKTVTEYDDHLFCLLTMNHHPLHMDSNYAESTTDFGKNVVVGNYIYSLLLGMSVPDVSGKAIANLEIESLKHVAPTFHGDTIYGETTVLDKTPSRSKSDRGIVHVETKGYKQDGTLVCVFRRKVMVPTETYIKERGGEQPGRPELSQPSQKNVEKQS encoded by the coding sequence ATGCAGTTCGGACGCACTTACGAGGAATTCGAGGTCGGTGCGGTCTACAAGCACTGGCCCGGAAAGACCGTCACCGAATACGACGACCACCTCTTCTGCCTGCTGACCATGAATCATCACCCGCTGCACATGGACAGCAACTATGCGGAGAGCACGACCGATTTCGGCAAGAACGTCGTCGTGGGCAACTACATCTACTCGCTGTTGCTCGGCATGTCGGTGCCGGACGTCTCCGGAAAGGCCATCGCCAACCTGGAGATCGAGTCGCTGAAGCACGTGGCGCCGACCTTCCACGGCGACACGATCTACGGCGAGACGACGGTCCTGGACAAGACGCCGTCGAGGTCCAAGAGCGACCGCGGAATCGTCCACGTGGAGACCAAGGGCTACAAGCAGGACGGCACGCTCGTCTGCGTGTTCCGCCGCAAGGTCATGGTCCCCACCGAGACGTACATCAAGGAGCGGGGCGGGGAGCAGCCCGGCCGCCCGGAGCTCAGCCAGCCCTCGCAGAAGAACGTGGAGAAGCAGTCATGA
- the ccrA gene encoding crotonyl-CoA carboxylase/reductase produces the protein MKEILDAIQSQTEAKGGSGAPAAADFAALPVPESYRAVTVHKDEAEMFAGVDSRDKDPRKSLHVEDVPVPELGPGEALVAVMASSVNYNSVWTSIFEPVSTFGFLERYGRVSELTKRHDLPYHVIGSDLAGVVLRTGPGVNAWKPGDEVVAHCLSVELESSDGHNDTMLDPEQRIWGFETNFGGLAEIALVKSNQLMPKPDHLSWEEAAAPGLVNSTAYRQLVSRNGAGMKQGDNVLIWGASGGLGSYATQFALAGGANPICVVSSDQKAEICRKMGAEAIIDRNAEGYKFWKDEQNQDPREWKRFGKRIRELTGGEDVDIVFEHPGRETFGASVYVTRKGGTIVTCASTSGYNHEYDNRYLWMSLKRIIGSHFANYREAWEANRLIAKGKIHPTLSKVYSLEETGQAAHDVHRNAHQGKVGVLALAPREGMGVRDHEMRAKHLDAINRFRNV, from the coding sequence GTGAAGGAAATCCTGGACGCGATCCAGTCGCAGACCGAGGCGAAGGGCGGCTCCGGCGCGCCCGCCGCCGCCGACTTCGCGGCGCTCCCCGTGCCCGAGTCGTACCGCGCGGTCACCGTCCACAAGGACGAGGCCGAGATGTTCGCGGGCGTCGACAGCCGCGACAAGGACCCGCGCAAGTCGCTCCACGTGGAGGACGTGCCGGTGCCGGAGCTCGGCCCGGGCGAGGCCCTGGTCGCGGTCATGGCCAGCTCGGTGAATTACAACTCCGTCTGGACCTCGATCTTCGAGCCGGTCTCCACCTTCGGCTTCCTGGAGCGCTACGGCCGGGTCAGCGAGCTCACCAAGCGCCACGACCTGCCGTACCACGTCATCGGTTCCGACCTGGCGGGCGTCGTCCTGCGCACCGGCCCGGGCGTCAACGCCTGGAAGCCCGGTGACGAGGTCGTCGCGCACTGCCTCTCGGTCGAGCTGGAGTCATCGGACGGCCACAACGACACGATGCTGGACCCGGAGCAGCGCATCTGGGGCTTCGAGACCAACTTCGGCGGTCTCGCCGAGATCGCGCTCGTCAAGTCGAACCAGCTGATGCCGAAGCCGGACCACCTCAGCTGGGAGGAGGCCGCGGCTCCCGGGCTCGTCAACTCGACCGCGTACCGCCAGCTCGTCTCGCGCAACGGCGCCGGCATGAAGCAGGGCGACAACGTCCTGATCTGGGGCGCCAGCGGCGGACTCGGCTCGTACGCCACGCAGTTCGCGCTGGCCGGCGGCGCCAATCCGATCTGTGTCGTCTCCAGCGACCAGAAGGCGGAGATCTGCCGGAAGATGGGCGCCGAGGCGATCATCGACCGCAACGCCGAGGGCTACAAGTTCTGGAAGGACGAGCAGAACCAGGACCCGCGCGAGTGGAAGCGGTTCGGCAAGCGCATCCGTGAGCTGACCGGCGGCGAGGACGTGGACATCGTCTTCGAGCACCCCGGCCGCGAGACCTTCGGCGCGAGCGTCTACGTGACGCGCAAGGGCGGCACCATCGTCACCTGCGCCTCGACCTCGGGCTACAACCACGAGTACGACAACCGCTACCTGTGGATGTCGCTCAAGCGCATCATCGGCTCCCACTTCGCCAACTACCGCGAGGCGTGGGAGGCCAACCGCCTGATCGCCAAGGGCAAGATCCACCCGACGCTCTCCAAGGTCTACTCGCTGGAGGAGACCGGCCAGGCCGCCCACGACGTGCACCGCAACGCCCACCAGGGCAAGGTCGGCGTCCTGGCGCTGGCCCCGCGCGAGGGCATGGGCGTGCGCGACCACGAGATGCGCGCCAAGCACCTGGACGCCATCAACCGCTTCCGGAACGTCTGA
- a CDS encoding phosphatidylserine decarboxylase, protein MPDSHTSASRGRVRIARGASPWLLPTVATAALSLTRARRSGRWAAVAVPTTALAAGMLWFFRDPEREITRGRVISPADGVVQSIMPWKDGRTRVAIFMSPLNVHVNRAPLAGTVTSVEHVPGGFVPAFNKESENNERVVWHFDTELGDIEMVQIAGAVARRIVPYIPQGTKVEQGERIGLIRFGSRVDIYLPEGVDVAVEVGQATTAGVTRIDRD, encoded by the coding sequence ATGCCCGACAGCCATACCTCTGCCTCACGCGGCCGGGTCCGCATCGCACGCGGAGCTTCGCCGTGGCTCCTGCCGACCGTCGCCACCGCCGCCCTCAGCCTGACCCGCGCCCGCCGGTCCGGGCGCTGGGCGGCCGTGGCCGTGCCCACCACCGCGCTCGCGGCGGGCATGCTCTGGTTCTTCCGGGACCCGGAGCGCGAGATCACCCGGGGGCGCGTCATCTCACCGGCCGACGGCGTGGTGCAGAGCATCATGCCGTGGAAGGACGGGCGTACCCGCGTCGCGATCTTCATGAGCCCGCTGAACGTCCACGTGAACCGCGCGCCGCTCGCCGGCACGGTGACGTCGGTGGAGCACGTGCCCGGTGGCTTCGTCCCCGCGTTCAACAAGGAGAGCGAGAACAACGAGCGCGTTGTCTGGCACTTCGACACCGAACTGGGGGACATCGAGATGGTGCAGATCGCCGGCGCCGTGGCCCGGCGCATCGTGCCCTACATCCCGCAGGGCACGAAGGTGGAGCAGGGTGAGCGCATCGGGCTGATCCGCTTCGGCTCCCGCGTCGACATCTACCTCCCGGAAGGTGTGGACGTCGCGGTCGAGGTCGGCCAGGCCACCACCGCGGGGGTGACTCGCATTGACCGTGATTGA
- a CDS encoding GNAT family N-acetyltransferase yields the protein MNDHVTSERARLLAVFDRVMREQALPDGPRGRVERVGDVVRQVGAAHDWNGVVWSAPDLDAARADAAVAEQVAHSERLGCDAFEWKLYGHDRPADLGARLLAAGFEAEERETLLVARVAELATEVPLPEGVRLEEVRDEAGAELMARANERAFGRDGSWLRRQVLDRLREAPKHFVALVAMAGDEPVSSARMELYPGTGFAGLWGGGTDPAWRGRGVYRALVAFRAGVAAERGYDYLQVDATEDSRPILERLGFTALTTTTPYIYRPARP from the coding sequence ATGAACGATCATGTGACATCCGAGCGCGCCCGCCTCCTCGCCGTCTTCGACCGGGTGATGCGCGAACAGGCCCTCCCCGACGGCCCCCGCGGCCGCGTCGAACGCGTGGGTGACGTCGTACGGCAGGTGGGCGCCGCGCACGACTGGAACGGGGTGGTGTGGTCCGCGCCGGACCTGGACGCCGCCCGGGCCGACGCGGCGGTCGCGGAGCAGGTGGCGCACAGCGAGCGGCTGGGCTGCGACGCGTTCGAGTGGAAGCTGTACGGGCACGACCGGCCCGCCGACCTGGGCGCGCGGCTGCTGGCGGCCGGTTTCGAGGCCGAGGAGCGGGAGACCCTGCTCGTGGCGCGGGTGGCGGAGCTCGCCACGGAGGTGCCGCTGCCGGAGGGCGTCCGGCTGGAAGAGGTGCGGGACGAGGCGGGCGCGGAGCTGATGGCGCGCGCCAATGAGCGGGCGTTCGGCCGGGACGGGTCCTGGCTGCGCCGGCAGGTCCTGGACCGGCTGCGGGAGGCCCCGAAGCATTTCGTGGCCCTCGTGGCCATGGCGGGCGACGAGCCGGTCAGCTCGGCCCGGATGGAGCTGTATCCGGGCACGGGGTTCGCGGGGCTGTGGGGCGGCGGCACGGACCCGGCGTGGCGCGGGCGGGGCGTATACCGGGCGCTGGTGGCCTTCCGGGCGGGCGTGGCGGCGGAGCGGGGCTACGACTACCTCCAGGTCGACGCCACCGAGGACAGCCGCCCGATCCTGGAGCGCCTGGGCTTCACGGCACTGACCACCACGACCCCGTACATCTACCGCCCAGCACGTCCCTGA
- a CDS encoding protein meaA encodes MSGRQKDRPWLMRTYAGHSTAEASNELYRRNLAKGQTGLSVAFDLPTQTGYDPDHVLARGEVGRVGVPVSHLGDMRRLFQDIPLEQMNTSMTINATAMWLLALYQVVAEEQGADPGRLQGTTQNDIVKEYLSRGTHVFPPGPSLRLTTDMITYTVNRIPKWNPINICSYHLQEAGATPVQEIAYAMSTAIAVLDAVRDSGQVPEEKFGAVVARISFFVNAGVRFIEEMCKMRAFGRIWDRVTRERYGITDAKQRRFRYGVQVNSLGLTEAQPENNVQRIVLEMLAVTLSKDARARAVQLPAWNEALGLPRPWDQQWSLRIQQVLAHESDLLEYEDIFAGSHVIEAKVDELVADSLAEMDRIEQMGGAMAAVESGYLKSELVSSHAERRARIEAGDEKIIGVNVYETTEPNPLTADLDGAIMTVDPANEARVVAALHEWRDNRDEPRATEALAALKKAAAGTENLMEATVECARAGVTTGEWSWALRDVFGEFRAPTGVSSAPVAVTAEEGSPLALVREKTARTAEDLGVGRLRLLVGKPGLDGHSNGAEQIAVRARDAGFEVVYQGIRLTPEQIVSAAVAEDVHCVGLSILSGSHAELVPDVLVRLRRTGAGDIPVIAGGIIPPADAEALIRAGVAAVFTPKDFGITEIIGRIVDEIRKANKLDPLEVPA; translated from the coding sequence ATGAGCGGCCGTCAGAAGGACCGCCCCTGGCTCATGCGGACGTACGCGGGCCACTCCACGGCTGAGGCCTCCAACGAGCTCTACCGGCGCAACCTCGCCAAGGGCCAGACGGGTCTGTCGGTCGCCTTCGACCTGCCGACCCAGACGGGGTACGACCCCGACCACGTGCTGGCGCGCGGCGAGGTCGGCCGGGTCGGTGTGCCCGTGTCGCACCTCGGTGACATGAGGCGGCTCTTCCAGGACATCCCCCTGGAGCAGATGAACACCTCCATGACGATCAACGCCACCGCCATGTGGCTGCTGGCGCTCTACCAGGTCGTCGCGGAGGAGCAGGGCGCCGACCCGGGCAGGCTCCAGGGCACCACGCAGAACGACATCGTCAAGGAGTACCTGTCGCGCGGGACGCACGTCTTCCCGCCCGGGCCCTCGCTGCGGCTGACCACCGACATGATCACGTACACGGTCAACCGCATCCCCAAGTGGAACCCGATCAACATCTGCAGCTACCACCTCCAGGAGGCGGGGGCGACCCCGGTCCAGGAGATCGCGTACGCGATGTCGACGGCCATCGCCGTCCTCGACGCGGTGCGCGACTCCGGGCAGGTGCCCGAGGAGAAGTTCGGGGCCGTCGTCGCGCGGATCTCGTTCTTCGTGAACGCGGGCGTCCGCTTCATCGAGGAGATGTGCAAGATGCGCGCCTTCGGCCGCATCTGGGACCGCGTCACCCGCGAGCGCTACGGCATCACCGACGCCAAGCAGCGCCGGTTCCGCTACGGCGTCCAGGTCAACTCCCTCGGCCTGACCGAGGCGCAGCCGGAGAACAACGTCCAGCGCATCGTGCTCGAAATGCTGGCCGTGACCCTCTCCAAGGACGCCCGGGCCCGCGCGGTCCAGCTGCCCGCCTGGAACGAGGCGCTGGGGCTCCCCCGGCCCTGGGACCAGCAGTGGTCGCTGCGCATCCAGCAGGTCCTGGCGCACGAGAGCGACCTGCTGGAGTACGAGGACATCTTCGCCGGTTCGCACGTCATCGAGGCCAAGGTGGACGAGCTGGTCGCCGACTCGCTGGCCGAGATGGACCGGATCGAGCAGATGGGCGGCGCCATGGCGGCCGTCGAGTCCGGCTACCTCAAGTCCGAGCTGGTCTCCTCGCACGCCGAGCGGCGGGCCCGGATCGAGGCCGGTGACGAGAAGATCATCGGCGTCAACGTCTACGAGACGACCGAGCCCAACCCGCTCACCGCCGACCTCGACGGGGCGATCATGACGGTCGACCCGGCGAACGAGGCGCGGGTCGTGGCCGCGCTCCACGAGTGGCGGGACAACCGGGACGAGCCCCGGGCCACCGAGGCGCTGGCCGCGCTGAAGAAGGCCGCCGCCGGCACCGAGAACCTGATGGAGGCGACCGTCGAGTGCGCCCGTGCGGGGGTGACCACCGGCGAGTGGTCCTGGGCGCTGCGCGACGTATTCGGCGAGTTCCGGGCGCCGACCGGGGTGTCGTCCGCCCCGGTCGCGGTCACCGCCGAGGAGGGCTCGCCGCTCGCCCTCGTACGCGAGAAGACCGCGCGGACCGCCGAGGACCTGGGCGTCGGGCGGCTGCGGCTGCTGGTCGGCAAGCCCGGGCTGGACGGGCACTCCAACGGCGCCGAGCAGATCGCGGTGCGGGCCAGGGACGCCGGCTTCGAGGTCGTCTACCAGGGCATCCGCCTGACGCCCGAACAGATCGTCTCGGCCGCCGTCGCCGAGGACGTGCACTGCGTCGGCCTGTCCATCCTGTCCGGCTCGCACGCCGAGCTGGTGCCGGACGTGCTGGTCCGGCTGCGCCGCACCGGGGCCGGCGACATCCCGGTCATCGCCGGCGGCATCATTCCCCCGGCCGACGCCGAGGCCCTGATCAGGGCGGGTGTCGCCGCCGTGTTCACCCCGAAGGACTTCGGCATCACGGAGATCATCGGCCGTATCGTCGACGAGATCCGGAAAGCGAACAAGCTCGACCCTCTGGAGGTCCCCGCATGA
- a CDS encoding HpcH/HpaI aldolase/citrate lyase family protein, whose product MTTPVNRLRPRRSCLAVPGSNPRFLEKAQGLPADQVFLDLEDACAPLAKEGARHHIVDALNNGDWTGKTRVVRVNDWTTHWTYRDVITVVEGAGPNLDCIMLPKVQDAQQVVALDLLLTQIEKTMGFEVGRIGIEAQIENAKGLVNIDEIGAASPRLETLIFGPADFMASINMKTLVVGQQPPGYPADAYHYILMRILMAARTHDLQAIDGPFLQIRDVDAYREVAGRAAALGFDGKWVLHPGQVDAANEVFSPSQEDYDHAELILDAYDWCTSEEGGKKGSAMLGDEMIDEASRKMALVIAGKGRAAGMQRTSKFEAPEA is encoded by the coding sequence ATGACCACCCCCGTCAACCGCCTGCGCCCCCGCCGCTCCTGTCTCGCGGTACCGGGAAGCAACCCCCGGTTCCTGGAGAAGGCCCAGGGCCTCCCGGCCGACCAGGTGTTCCTGGACCTGGAGGACGCCTGCGCGCCGCTCGCCAAGGAGGGCGCCCGCCACCACATCGTGGACGCCCTGAACAACGGCGACTGGACGGGCAAGACCCGGGTGGTCCGGGTCAACGACTGGACGACGCACTGGACGTACCGCGACGTCATCACGGTGGTCGAGGGCGCGGGGCCGAACCTCGACTGCATCATGCTGCCGAAGGTGCAGGACGCCCAGCAGGTCGTCGCGCTGGACCTGCTGCTGACGCAGATCGAGAAGACGATGGGCTTCGAGGTCGGGCGGATCGGCATCGAGGCTCAGATCGAGAACGCCAAGGGCCTCGTCAACATCGATGAGATCGGCGCCGCCTCGCCCCGTCTGGAGACCCTGATCTTCGGTCCGGCCGACTTCATGGCGTCGATCAACATGAAGACCCTGGTCGTCGGCCAGCAGCCGCCCGGCTACCCGGCGGACGCCTACCACTACATCCTGATGCGCATCCTGATGGCCGCCCGGACGCACGACCTCCAGGCGATCGACGGCCCCTTCCTCCAGATCCGCGACGTGGACGCCTACCGCGAGGTCGCGGGCCGCGCGGCGGCGCTCGGCTTCGACGGCAAGTGGGTGCTGCACCCCGGCCAGGTCGACGCGGCCAACGAGGTGTTCTCGCCCTCGCAGGAGGACTACGACCACGCCGAGTTGATCCTGGACGCCTACGACTGGTGCACCTCCGAGGAGGGCGGCAAGAAGGGCTCGGCGATGCTCGGCGACGAGATGATCGACGAGGCCAGCCGCAAGATGGCCCTGGTCATCGCGGGCAAGGGCCGGGCGGCCGGCATGCAGCGCACCTCCAAGTTCGAAGCCCCGGAGGCCTGA
- the pssA gene encoding CDP-diacylglycerol--serine O-phosphatidyltransferase, producing MTVIDPDTQAGWVPEAEEDDADDMPLSLRLSIADTLTLGNATCGFMAVYFTTTGILIPHLTGSDESGMARHSAATAVILMLMAAIFDLFDGLVARKLRSSPMGAELDNLSDLISFGLAPAYFVLVYGMVADDAHQRVSALAAIVVLLAVVLRLARFSCVTLKDGMFQGMPSPFGALTVISIVLLELPFVPTLLAIIGVAWLMVSRVEYPKPRGVLAVAMLGWIVAAMGLLAAWALDAPGGQLLLQTGCALQVVLGAVIPLFATARRVNTFRDNRREARAAQLP from the coding sequence TTGACCGTGATTGATCCCGACACACAGGCCGGCTGGGTCCCGGAGGCCGAGGAGGACGACGCCGACGACATGCCGCTCTCGCTGCGGCTGTCGATAGCGGACACCCTCACCCTCGGTAACGCCACCTGCGGGTTCATGGCGGTGTACTTCACCACCACGGGCATCCTGATCCCGCACCTCACGGGCAGCGACGAGAGCGGCATGGCGCGGCACTCCGCCGCCACCGCCGTGATCCTCATGCTCATGGCCGCGATCTTCGACCTGTTCGACGGGCTCGTGGCCCGCAAGCTGCGTTCCTCGCCGATGGGCGCCGAGCTGGACAACCTCTCGGACCTCATCAGCTTCGGGCTCGCCCCGGCGTACTTCGTCCTCGTGTACGGCATGGTCGCGGACGACGCACACCAGCGGGTCTCGGCGCTCGCGGCGATCGTGGTGCTGCTCGCCGTGGTGCTCAGACTCGCGCGGTTCTCGTGCGTGACGCTGAAGGACGGCATGTTCCAGGGCATGCCGAGCCCCTTCGGAGCGCTCACGGTCATCTCGATCGTGCTCCTCGAGCTGCCCTTCGTCCCGACGCTCCTCGCGATCATCGGGGTGGCGTGGCTGATGGTCAGCCGGGTCGAGTACCCGAAGCCGCGGGGCGTCCTCGCGGTGGCGATGCTCGGCTGGATCGTGGCCGCGATGGGGCTCCTGGCGGCCTGGGCGCTGGACGCCCCCGGCGGTCAGCTGCTCCTCCAGACCGGCTGTGCGCTCCAGGTGGTCCTGGGTGCGGTCATCCCGCTCTTCGCGACCGCCCGCCGGGTGAACACCTTCCGCGACAACCGCCGCGAGGCACGCGCGGCGCAGCTGCCGTAG
- a CDS encoding discoidin domain-containing protein, with protein MTSPPRRPLLKRSISASLSLALAAVGTAAAVVLTGAPAAQAAGVPAPSPLSVPGRGATVPFKEQEAEYAATNGTLIGPNRLYGTLPSEASGRQAVTLDAVGEYVEFTLTAPANAMSFRYSLPDNSAGTGRDASIDVRVNGASPKAVPVTSKYGWYYGGYPFNNNPGDTNPHHFYDEARTMFGSTLPIGTKVRLQVSSTADSPSFTIDLADFEQVGAPIAKPSGALDVVSDFGADPTGAADSTAKIQAAVDAGRTQGKEVYIPQGTFQVRDHIIVDKVTLRGAGPWYSVLTGRDPSNRSKAVGVYGKYAGDGGSSNVTLKDFAIIGDIRERVDNDQVNAIGGALSNSTVDNVWMQHTKCGAWMDGPMDNFTIKNSRILDQTADGVNFHYGVTNSTVTNTFVRNTGDDGLAMWAENVPNVKNKFTFNTVILPILANNIVTYGGKDITLSDNVMADTITNGGGLHIANRYPGVNSGQGTAVSGTTTAARNTLIRTGNSDYNWNFGVGAIWFSGLNEPINGNINITDSEVLDSSYAAIHLIEGATNGLHFKNIKIDGAGTYALQIQAPGTATFDNVTATHIAQSNPIHNCVGSGFQITRGSGNSGWYADPPACTGVWPDPVWTNGGVPGGGTGPTDPTDPPTDPTDPPEETGNLAQGRQVTESSHADVYGASNAVDGNASTYWESKNNAFPQTITVDLGAAKSVKRLVLKLPPASAWATRTQTLSVSGSTDNNTYNSLKGSAGYTFNPSSGNQATVTLPGTSARYLRLTFTANTGWPAAQLSELEAYTS; from the coding sequence GTGACTTCCCCACCCCGACGACCGCTGCTCAAGCGGTCCATATCCGCCTCCCTCTCGCTGGCTCTCGCCGCGGTCGGCACCGCCGCCGCCGTGGTGCTGACCGGCGCCCCGGCCGCCCAGGCAGCCGGTGTCCCCGCACCCTCGCCGCTGTCCGTGCCCGGCCGCGGCGCGACCGTCCCGTTCAAGGAACAGGAGGCCGAGTACGCGGCCACCAACGGCACCCTGATCGGCCCGAACCGCCTCTACGGCACGCTGCCCTCCGAGGCGTCGGGCCGGCAGGCGGTGACCCTGGACGCGGTCGGTGAGTACGTGGAGTTCACGCTCACCGCCCCCGCCAACGCGATGTCCTTCCGGTACTCGCTGCCGGACAACTCCGCCGGGACGGGCCGGGACGCCTCGATCGACGTGCGCGTGAACGGGGCCTCGCCCAAGGCGGTGCCGGTGACCTCCAAGTACGGCTGGTACTACGGGGGTTATCCGTTCAACAACAACCCGGGCGACACCAACCCGCACCACTTCTACGACGAGGCCCGGACCATGTTCGGGTCCACCCTGCCCATCGGTACGAAGGTCCGGCTCCAGGTCTCGTCCACCGCCGACTCACCGTCGTTCACCATCGACCTGGCGGACTTCGAGCAGGTGGGCGCGCCCATCGCCAAGCCCTCCGGTGCGCTGGACGTCGTCTCCGACTTCGGGGCCGACCCGACCGGGGCCGCCGACTCGACCGCCAAGATCCAGGCGGCCGTGGACGCGGGCAGGACGCAGGGCAAGGAGGTGTACATCCCGCAGGGCACGTTCCAGGTCCGCGACCACATCATCGTGGACAAGGTGACCCTGCGCGGCGCCGGGCCCTGGTACTCGGTGCTGACCGGGCGCGACCCGTCGAACCGGTCCAAGGCCGTCGGCGTCTACGGCAAGTACGCCGGGGACGGCGGCAGCAGCAACGTCACGCTCAAGGACTTCGCCATCATCGGTGACATCCGCGAGCGCGTCGACAACGACCAGGTGAACGCCATCGGCGGCGCCCTGTCCAACTCGACCGTCGACAACGTCTGGATGCAGCACACCAAGTGCGGCGCCTGGATGGACGGCCCGATGGACAACTTCACCATCAAGAACAGCCGCATCCTGGACCAGACCGCCGACGGGGTGAACTTCCACTACGGCGTCACCAACTCGACGGTCACCAACACCTTCGTCCGCAACACCGGTGACGACGGGCTCGCCATGTGGGCGGAGAACGTCCCGAACGTGAAGAACAAGTTCACGTTCAACACCGTGATCCTGCCGATCCTCGCCAACAACATCGTCACCTACGGCGGCAAGGACATCACCCTGTCCGACAACGTCATGGCGGACACCATCACCAACGGCGGCGGCCTGCACATCGCCAACCGCTACCCCGGCGTCAACTCCGGTCAGGGCACGGCTGTTTCCGGCACCACCACGGCCGCACGGAACACCCTGATCCGGACCGGGAACAGCGACTACAACTGGAACTTCGGGGTCGGCGCGATCTGGTTCAGCGGGCTCAACGAACCGATCAACGGCAACATCAACATCACCGACAGCGAGGTCCTGGACAGCTCCTACGCCGCGATCCACCTCATCGAGGGCGCGACCAACGGGCTGCACTTCAAGAACATCAAGATCGACGGCGCCGGCACCTACGCGCTCCAGATCCAGGCCCCCGGCACGGCCACCTTCGACAACGTCACGGCGACGCACATCGCGCAGTCGAACCCGATCCACAACTGCGTGGGCAGCGGCTTCCAGATCACCCGGGGCTCCGGGAACTCCGGCTGGTACGCCGATCCTCCGGCCTGCACGGGCGTCTGGCCGGACCCGGTGTGGACCAACGGCGGCGTCCCGGGCGGCGGCACCGGCCCGACCGACCCCACCGACCCGCCCACCGACCCGACCGACCCGCCCGAGGAGACCGGTAACCTCGCCCAGGGCCGCCAGGTCACCGAGTCAAGTCACGCCGACGTGTACGGCGCGTCCAACGCGGTCGACGGCAACGCGAGCACGTACTGGGAGAGCAAGAACAACGCCTTTCCGCAGACGATCACCGTGGACCTCGGCGCCGCCAAGTCCGTCAAGCGGCTCGTCCTGAAGCTGCCCCCGGCGTCCGCCTGGGCGACGCGCACCCAGACCCTGAGCGTGTCGGGCAGCACCGACAACAACACGTACAACTCCCTGAAGGGTTCGGCGGGTTACACCTTCAATCCGTCGAGC